Genomic segment of Coffea arabica cultivar ET-39 chromosome 1e, Coffea Arabica ET-39 HiFi, whole genome shotgun sequence:
TGCCATGACACCGCTGCCCACACCGGCGGACGATCATTCCTATTCCCATGTTGCACGGGGCTTTCCCCTTCGTCTATATGGTTGATGAAACGTCGGGTGCCATCCCCATTATACCAATCCTGGAATTTCTTCAAGAACTATCTTTTTTGTTCATCCAAAAAACCATGTTCGAACTTGTTCTGCACTTGGCCGTCACACTTTTCACATAATTTCCTCCCCTTCTCAGAAATAAGAACGCAGTTTATACCACCCACAAAACAAACTGATAGCAAGGCCAAAATCAACACGTTTACGCCACCTCCCATTCTGATTAAATACCTAACAACGACCATAGCTTACATAAAAATAAACATCAGTTGCCTTCGCATTCTAACAGAAAAGCATCAACGAGAGTGAACTTGGTGATGAAGATGCCTAGATCAGTTCTCGCACAGCCACACGTGACAGGAGGCCATGGCATCAGGTTAATCATCCGCACCAAAAAGACAACCGATTCTCTCAGTCTGCACTAACCGATAGATACATAAAAAAGCATCTCATGCTGCAGATTCCCCAAATCTGGGATTAGATCCACAATTCTGTGACATAACAGGCCACAGATTTATCTCATTCTTTTTTGAACAAACTCAAATTGTCAAATCAGACAAAAATGCTGTCATAGCCTCACAAGACTTAATTGATCATCTCATCATCATCAGCACGTGTTCCATCTAGTATAGGAAAAAAGTGCGACAAGCATGAAAAACTCCTTAAGCAACAGAGATGTCCAATGTATGATGTATAAATATTGCGCCACAGAGCTGCAAAACAAGGTGTCCTCTCACAAGTCATGACATAAAAATGGAATGGCATCagaacaaaaatgaaattcgcaACAGCTACCCAATAACAACAAAATCTACTAAGCTGTTGTTACAACTTTAGCCTTCATCATCTACTCTGCCTTGACACAATTCTTAGCAACTACCTACGTTCAACTCAGTACTTGACAGAGCTGAGAATGTCTAGTTGGGAACCAAGTTTCTCTTCAGCAGCTTTCTCAGCCTTGATTCTGAGTCTTGTCAGCTGCTTCCTCCTCTCATACGTTGCCTGGGCCCTCTCCTTTCTCTTAGCCTCTAGCTCCTGTTAGTGAAAGATAAATCAGTAAAACTTTGCTTGAATAACCAGTTCATAAACAGTTCATGTGGGAAAATTACAGTGGCACGAAATATTTATAGGCTCTATTAGCAGTCTGGCACAAATTTAATAATAGAATTGCCGGATCAAGAGGCAGATTACTCTAATATTCATATACTACACAACAGCACTGTCAATGTCCCCAAAATCATAAAAGATTATCCCTCAAGTTTAGGTATTAATCACATTGAAATATACATTATCACCAGAAGAAATCAATTGAGATGATGGCTTATACAACAGCAAGCACTAGTCCAAccataaaaataaaattcataaatCAGACCAATGGATTACTATGCAAAATCAAACAATAcgtatttttttatcttttggtgACAGATGAAAACTGAACACGAAAATTTGACGCATCCCACCAAACAATAACATCGGTTAACAGCTTTATTCACAATTGGACTATCACATACGTTACTTCAGGCAAGGCAGAACCATAGCTGACAATTATTGGACCAAGCAGAATTACTAATGAACTCAATATACAAGAATGAGCATGGGAACCCATATAGTCATCTGCCCTACTCAACATTGACAGCCCATTTTGAGTTCCATAGGGGACAAGTCTAAGTAATGAGAAAAAAAGTATAATTAAAGCCCACGCTGGATTAGTACATAGAGCAGGTAAACCTTTGATTAAAAAACATTTGAAAGAAGCTTACCCTGATTGTATCAGCGTGGTTCCACCCAACTTCAGATGATAGCCGGCCCAGCAAGCAGTACTTGTGACCAGCCTGGAGCCTTAAAACCCTAAAGTCCATCCCATCGAAAAGGAACCCCGAACACCAATTAGTTAACCAATCCACCAATAAGGTTAGCAAAGAATTACTAATCACAAGCACAAAAAACGATATTGGCATTTCTATTTCGATTATCACCAACATGATTTCACAAACAAAGTTCAACTTGATTATCTCTCAGTGTTCTTAACTAAAATAACAAAGCGCAGGAGGTAGAAATACTAACTTGAGAGCATCAGGAATAACCATCCTCTTGGTTTTATCGTAGGGCGGAGGTACTCCCTCGTACACCTTCAACCTCGCCAGGGCAGCTGCTCCTCTCTTGGTTTTATGCGGAATCATCCTAATTAACAGATAATACGTCATAATCAATAACTCGTAGACTAAAAATCTGGAGATAAAACCGCCAAAAAAAGATAGAAGGAAAAAACGAAAAAGAAATGCATAAGAATAAACATTAGACAACAGCTGACCCTCGGATGGTGCGCCAGAGGATTTTAGAAGGGGCGCGGAAATGGATAGGGCCATGGGAAGGTTTGGTGTTCATGCGCTTGCGGAGGAATCGGAGGTACTTCATTTTCTGACGAACGAGACCGCCGGAGAGGCAGATCTCCTCGCATCGGACCGCCACCACTTTCTGCCCATTAAGCAGCTCCTTAGCTATAATGGACGCCAATCGCCCCAGCATGTGGTGGCGCGCGTCCACCACCACTCGCTTCGCACAGATTCCTGATCCCGACACCATTTTTTGCTCCTTCCTTCCACACTACAGAAGACTCTCTCTCTCGCCGGTGCCGCTTTGCTCACTGCGGAAGAAAGTGTGCGTCGGTTTTATGTATGGGAATGGGTGTTAGGAGGAGCTAGGGTTTTCTGGTACTAGACTACTAGTTTTATGAATGGGCTTTTGGGCCTCAGTTAGACGCTCAATTGTGGTTGAGTTGGGCCCTAAAAACAAAAGCCTAAAGACTGgagttttggttgggtttcttagaaaaaaaaaaggaattgggCTTCGGTCTTTAGTTGATTGGTACGTGCGTACGAACTATAATTTGACACGTGAAATCCACAGAAGATATCAGCCCGTTGTGACTTGGAGACGAAAGCCTGCCCGTAACCAACTTCTGATCTACTTCTTGTGATGCCAGGAGAAATATAATATTATTCCAAGTTAGGAACTACTATCGAAATTTGCCTGCGCAAGTTACATAAGTCAggtcaacacttaaatttaatagattcaattattattaatatatttaaatacatttgataatcaaaattaaaacatttaaatttattaagtggtactgaattttttaaacaaaatttgctccaaaaaataagtgataacacttatcacttaatatcatatatactcaaatgtatcaaatttagtacttaacaattcgctaacttaattgattcaaattttaaatttcagtttttgaacttcaattttatcaaacacgcCCTTATTAAGACCGAATTATTTCTTCAACGGAGAATGCACTGACTTGACCTGTGATGGTAATCAGAATTGATCCcattcaaattttttaaaatttaaaaaagaaaagaaaatcaaaactatattttactttttatttgcCAAGAAATTGGACAGAGAAGGTTTTATGCAACTCTTgaagcaaattttttttaaaaacagaaataaataaaacacgGGAAAGTTTCCGGCACAGTCATCTGTTGTTGCTCTGCCTAACCCGTAATTCCAGGTCTGAGACTCTCTAGCTCTCTGTCAATGTGAATTAATTACCAACCAAATTTGAGAGAATGAACACAAAACCGTTTAATGTCTCCAGCAGCTTCTGAGGGTAATAAACATTTGCCTTTAGTGCCGCAGACGCTGCTTTCCTCGCAGTACCGCTGAGCAATCAAGTCGCTCACCTACCACCCTACCGCCTCACACATTTCCCTCTCatgtacctttttttttcttttattatcgCAACGAtagaatttttataatttaatctaACCTAATCTAAGGAGAGAGGGAGGGGACTCGATGCGAGTAGAGATTCCATCGAAAAAAGCCAATTAAAGTCGTCACATATAGTGATAAATTGGTGGGAGCAACTCTTGACCTCCCACACCACCAAGACTCGAGTCTTTGATGGTGACCATCAGGCCTAGTGGCTCCCTCTCAGCTACCCTGCCTTGATTGAATCTGAATGCTCCACGTCTTGTTCCTATatacttattcaaaataaatggTTGTGTTAATGGCGCTTGGCTGGTTTTGTCCAACTACACCATGACTATGCATCTTTAATTATCTCATTAGTTTGATTATCTCATTAGTTTGAGCTTGACGCGAAATGTGTTGCATTGTAATCTTTACAGCCCAGGCCTTGCAAGCAAAAGGAGTCTTGATTATTCATTAGATTGGGTAGTTCATCCAACTGTCCTTGCCTATAGCTTCAATCAATACCATAAGAATGTAGTAAAATTTTTCCCGCAGCCTAATGCTCGAGTGTTGTTTAATCTTCCGACGAACAATCTGCCGACCTTGTTTTCATATTCGGGATCATGTAAAAAAGCGTACAACCAAGAAGAGATGAcaaaaaaatgatcaaaatgatCATGCAATGCAAAACATTTTGAGTCGGAACATCATTTTGATCCATGAATGAATCACGATGCGAGGAATTTGGACACGGAAAGTAACCCGATCCCCGGCGACGGCGAGGAAATCGTGGATTCCGGAAATGCGTCCGCGAGGAAATCGTGGAATCTtatagtattaatttttttccccGCAGGGCGTCACTCGTCGTTGGTATCGACGAGATTTGACCATTGACCATAAGGTGCTTTTGTTAGGTACAATCTTCTGCGCAGTTTCACCCCCAGAGAAAAGCTGTATTTGGAATTAGGTCCCCCACTATTGAATTGGATGCTTTTATTACAGGAATTAGGTCCCCCACTACGTTTCTATGCACAGGTAACAACGTATTCATAAAATGAATGTATGTGTTTGGTTATCGGAATTTGTACCCGCATGTTGTAAGAGGTTTCCCAAGCAAATTAAGATGTTTCTATATAATACAGCTAAATACACGTATTTTGCTTTATCTTAATGCTGCCGTTTGGTTCATACTTCTGTACAATGACCATTCCGCTTTGATTAACTGTTTTTGgaggtattttttaaaaattttactgtagctttgtatatgaaaaacttttactgtagatgtttttggattgtttttagaggtatttttaaaatatatttttgaatatttttataatttagaaTTTTGTTGAGATTCTTTTTAAATATATACTGGCTCTGTTTCTATATAttaatgtttatttatttatatatataatatttttatttcaattttgttttttaatatttatatatttaaatatttattaaacaaaatatatatttttgtatataatatttatatataaatacattttttgtatatttggagttgtttttaaaatatttgtttggatatggtgtttttgaaattatttttgtaaaatttttactgtagcattgtagatgaaaaacaagtttttgaaaaactctcaaatccaaacggagccgACATTTGTAAGATGATCCActctttaaatttaaatttcatttaAGTGTCAAATACTAAAATTTCAGTCAATGAATAAAACTCACACGTGATAGAATTTTATTCaagttttttctttgtttaagcTACATTTCTTTATATTTTCCTATCGCATCATCTTTTCTACCTCCTTCAACTCTGCAAAGAAACAAAAGCTCAACAAAAATTGagcttaaaaaaagaaaaaaaaaagaagaaaggatttGGTTTGACAAACAACTAAACATGCATTCAACATATGATCACAAGAAGAGGACCAAAGCTCAATTAGATAACACTAAAGGGACCCAAAGTTGAATACATGGAAACATTAAAAGTACCTTTAGCCAAAACTTGGATAAATCCGTCTTCAAAATTTTAATGGTTCACATTGTTGCATATCTTTTGGTGAAATATTGAATCTTTAAAAAGCGAATCTATTCAAGTGCGAGCCATTTTGGTGATTTTATAGGGTCGCCTCCTACTAAAATATTAGCTCGTTTGGATTTGCTATTTTGAAGTTTTGGGTTGGTAAATATATTCACAAaaaacccaatttttttttttgttttggaaaaaatggCATTTGGCCCACCAAGATTACCAAATACTACATCCCTAGAAATTGTTATGTTGGTTGACGATAGACGCTTTGACAGGAACAGCCCATCCCTCCCGTCCGTCTTCCTTTACCAACCCCGCATCCACTTACATCTAACCTTTCTAATTAGTGCTCTACTAATTTGACTCACCATTCACCAACCCTCATCTTCTCACTTCTCTGAATTCTCCTCTCGACGCCACACTCCttcatcctcctcctcctcatttTGCTCCCAAATCGCTCTCTCCTTTCTGATTCTTGGAGCCCATTCAGAGGCCTGCaagagcccaaaaaaaaaagtcttctGGAGCAGCAAAATATTACCAGATGGGTAGCGAAACAAAGGCCTTCACCCTGTCTCAAGTTTCTGAGCACAACCATTCCAAGGACTGTTGGCTCGTCATTGGTGGCAAGGTGATATTACTCAAAACCCATCCTCATAATTAATGGAATTATGTTAGTCAGTCTAAATTGATACTAATTTGTGTATAGATCTGTCAAAGATGTAATCtttactgttttttttttttgggtcatgtTTGACATTTTAAGTATATGAACTGGGTTGTTATAATTAATTTGATCTTTAGATTGGCATGTAGATTATCTCTCTGTTCTCTGTTTGCCTTGGCCCTTCTTGTGCGTTTATTTGACAAACGTTGCCGTGACCAGTCTGGTTTCATGCAACATGACGTTGTATAGATTAAAATTCCCATTGCGTCATCCTTGCGTGTTGATGCACGTAAGATTGCCTTTAAGGTAACTAATGACGCATGACTGAAATACGTTACCAGATCTTTGTGTTTTCTTTGTCTCTTTGCTGTTGCCCCAGGAGGGATCACAGTTCATGATTGTGTCAAGAGGATTGATACTTAATCTTTATCTTTAATAGTTTTGGGATAATAATCATATTGTATTATCTTGACTGTGTCAAGACTGGAGAGGATTGATCTCTCAATGTTTGTGGAGAAATATTCTCCTTTGCAACTCACAGACTTTCAGGACGAAATTCTATCGGATTCCTCGATTTTACTAGCATGAGATTGTGCATTATATGTTTATCAGAAAAAGTTATTTTGTTTTATAGTTGATGACGTtatgaaaatgaataaaacatcCTCTCAATCCGAGAAAATAAGTGGTCAAGAATGTGGAAACAGATTTGGAAGATGGTGCTGGATAAGCAAGTTTGTAAGCTCCCCTCACATGTTGCAAGATTGACATCAAACTGATGGGATTTTTTATCTTCATCTCCTACAATTTTACCTCTTAGTACTTTCATTTAAATGGCAGCTTGATTGAGCATCTGCCGGTTACTATTTGTGGATAggcttttgtttatttgttaattgCGTTCCAAAAAGATCAATGGAGACTAACAAAATGGTCGTGAACTGCAGTATATGACGTGTAGTCCAGAATAAGAGCCGACTATAGAACACACTATCGACTCAGTGGAAAAGATTCAATGTATAAGTAAATTCTATGTATGTGATTAATATATTGGAACCATCACCATCATTCAAAAAACAAGCCCAGTTTCTTCATGCCAATTTCTGTCGTGCAACCCCCCCCCCTTCCCCGGCCCAATTATAGGTGGATAAACACTAGTGTTAAAGTTCTTTGTAGGACTGAATAGATAGAATCCATTGAGGTTAAGGGCAATAAGGTGAAACACTTTCCTCAGACTGTTGCTCTGTATGTTATCATCTTTGCTCCAATCGAGTCGTTATTTATACTTGCTTTTACAATGTTTCAACAGGTATATGATGTGACAAAATTCTTGGAAGACCATCCTGGAGGTGATGAGGTTTTGTTATCTGCAACAGGTGCGACTTTGTTTAGCACAATGCTCGCATTACTTGTGTTGATTAAGTTACAGGCATCCAAAGTAATAAAATAGCATGCctgtttgtttcatttttcttatccTCATTGATAATCTGTTTGGCTTTTGAATGTGGATTGGTTGTGTGCTAATCCGTGGTTTGCTGTACCAGTTTGACTGACCTTTCTCATTCCGGAAGCACACGTTGCTAGTTTAGGTATTTGTTCATGTCTGTGATGCTTGCTCGTCTGCAGGGAAGGATGCAACGGATGATTTTGAGGATGTGGGCCACAGCACCAGTGCAAGAGCAATGATGGATGAGATGTGTGTAGGTGAGATTGATACATCAACCATCCCTTCCAGAACCAAGTACACCCCGCCCAACCAGCCTCACTACAACCAGGACAAGACATCGGAGTTCGTCATCAAGCTCCTCCAGTTCTTGGTTCCTTTGATCATATTGGGGGTGGCTGTTGGCATCCGTTTCTATACCAAATCATCAGCTTGAAAGCTAATGTTGTATTAGAACATCATCCATAATAAGACTCTGATCGTGAGAGGATTCCACAGCCCCCTTCGTCTTCATCTTGGTAATCTAAACCTATTCAATCTGTTAAATTTAAGGGGAGGAAGTACAATGTTTCACCTTCCTTGCCATCGAACACATCGGTTTTGGTGTTAGTTTCTTTGATATGTGTTGCATCTGAGTTGATCGAGCTTGTTCTGATCTCCGTAACTTAGCCTTCAGAAACAGTTCATTTTCTGTTAACGTGCATGTTCCGTAGTTTTCTGGTCATTACaggtctgtttggattgtgaattattagagatatttttactgtagcactttttgtgatgtgatg
This window contains:
- the LOC140013280 gene encoding large ribosomal subunit protein uL13y-like, whose translation is MVSGSGICAKRVVVDARHHMLGRLASIIAKELLNGQKVVAVRCEEICLSGGLVRQKMKYLRFLRKRMNTKPSHGPIHFRAPSKILWRTIRGMIPHKTKRGAAALARLKVYEGVPPPYDKTKRMVIPDALKVLRLQAGHKYCLLGRLSSEVGWNHADTIRELEAKRKERAQATYERRKQLTRLRIKAEKAAEEKLGSQLDILSSVKY
- the LOC113713933 gene encoding cytochrome b5, which produces MGSETKAFTLSQVSEHNHSKDCWLVIGGKVYDVTKFLEDHPGGDEVLLSATGKDATDDFEDVGHSTSARAMMDEMCVGEIDTSTIPSRTKYTPPNQPHYNQDKTSEFVIKLLQFLVPLIILGVAVGIRFYTKSSA